Proteins co-encoded in one Mycobacteriales bacterium genomic window:
- a CDS encoding pilus assembly protein TadG-related protein, with protein MRRHLERTDEGAYAILYGLLLVAVIGMAAIVVDLGALRQNRRQTRLAADSAAVAGAMSLDPFLTGGAKPREACEKAWGYLATNLGFTVPAATGCTSLPAAWDPTTACPLATPPAVGTVGAYTVTVTWPIPDSSVLLTAPNAQPAVSSTTVQSVDPDVDGNEPCLRMAVGVAQVQQASFATIFGVRSNATGVTSVARAAKEAGPGAPIAALNVLNRTDCQTLRTSSQGFIRVASVTDPDPAIGTRPGIIAVESSGAGCGGGRRVIDVGPNAATSIRADGATGPGTGIILSWALNASPTGNPTYAYSSVGARLAPTPTVLGERSGATPVTNVYGCATGCSVPYVANLRAAYAGTSIPTGGYAPSPLSYGSQAFVRLSGGECNVNSLVVKTPANYYFDCASLDIKAPLIIQGGNVVTRGGINVQAGGCFAMNVLAATCPTVDATTGEITQALAPTEGILFVQQGDLFRRDGSIFTPHTAVFLDDGHIDFGGNAGTVFMSNPRLDPAPADCNDACQDARFWKVAVWSEKTGTNSITGQGSLFLRGVLFTPNATFDYGGQAAQEQQGAQFWADKIQNSGQGNLVMAPDPSDSVPTPLLRVRLIR; from the coding sequence ATGAGGCGCCACCTGGAGCGGACCGACGAGGGCGCGTACGCGATCCTCTACGGCCTGCTGCTCGTCGCGGTGATCGGCATGGCCGCGATCGTCGTGGACCTCGGCGCGCTGCGCCAGAACCGCCGGCAGACGCGGCTCGCGGCCGACTCGGCGGCGGTCGCGGGAGCGATGTCGCTCGACCCCTTCCTCACCGGCGGCGCGAAGCCGCGCGAGGCGTGCGAGAAGGCGTGGGGCTACCTCGCCACCAACCTCGGCTTCACCGTCCCCGCCGCGACCGGCTGCACCAGCCTGCCCGCCGCGTGGGACCCCACCACGGCCTGCCCGCTCGCCACGCCCCCGGCCGTCGGCACCGTCGGCGCGTACACCGTCACCGTCACCTGGCCGATCCCGGACAGCTCGGTGCTGCTCACGGCGCCGAACGCCCAGCCCGCCGTGAGCTCCACGACCGTCCAGTCGGTCGACCCGGACGTCGACGGCAACGAGCCGTGCCTGCGGATGGCGGTGGGGGTCGCGCAGGTCCAGCAGGCGTCGTTCGCGACGATCTTCGGCGTGCGCTCCAACGCCACCGGTGTCACCAGCGTCGCCCGCGCGGCGAAGGAGGCCGGCCCGGGGGCGCCGATCGCCGCGCTCAACGTCCTCAACCGCACCGACTGCCAGACGTTGCGGACGTCCAGCCAGGGGTTCATCCGGGTCGCGTCGGTGACCGACCCCGACCCGGCCATCGGCACGCGGCCCGGCATCATCGCGGTGGAGTCGTCCGGGGCGGGGTGCGGCGGTGGCCGGCGCGTCATCGACGTCGGCCCCAACGCCGCGACCTCGATCCGCGCCGACGGCGCGACCGGTCCCGGCACCGGCATCATCCTGTCCTGGGCGCTCAACGCCTCGCCCACGGGCAACCCGACGTACGCCTACAGCTCCGTGGGCGCGCGGCTCGCGCCGACGCCGACCGTGCTGGGCGAGCGTTCCGGCGCGACGCCGGTGACGAACGTGTACGGCTGCGCCACCGGCTGCTCCGTCCCGTACGTCGCGAACCTGCGGGCCGCCTACGCCGGCACGTCGATCCCCACCGGCGGGTACGCCCCGTCGCCCCTCTCCTACGGCTCGCAGGCGTTCGTGCGGCTGTCCGGCGGCGAGTGCAACGTCAACAGCCTGGTCGTGAAGACCCCGGCGAACTACTACTTCGACTGCGCGTCGCTCGACATCAAGGCGCCGCTGATCATCCAGGGCGGCAACGTCGTGACCCGCGGCGGCATCAACGTGCAGGCCGGCGGCTGCTTCGCGATGAACGTCCTGGCGGCGACCTGCCCGACGGTGGACGCGACCACGGGCGAGATCACGCAGGCGCTGGCACCGACCGAGGGCATCCTGTTCGTGCAGCAGGGCGACCTCTTCCGCAGGGACGGGTCGATCTTCACGCCGCACACGGCGGTCTTCCTCGACGACGGCCACATCGACTTCGGCGGCAACGCCGGCACCGTCTTCATGAGCAACCCCCGCCTCGACCCGGCGCCCGCCGACTGCAACGACGCCTGCCAGGACGCGCGGTTCTGGAAGGTCGCGGTGTGGAGCGAGAAGACCGGGACGAACTCGATCACCGGCCAGGGCTCGCTGTTCCTGCGCGGCGTGCTGTTCACGCCGAACGCCACGTTCGACTACGGCGGG
- a CDS encoding TadE family protein: MAVGTPRGRRARCRGDHGAAAVEFALLFPLFLVIVFGIIDMGFAFNQKINLTQAAREASRYGATLSLKSSAPSGSGTVDTWLPKVVNVAMSAGGDDLTASRAGRYICVAYVDPTATPAVARKAELTGSAAAAVLSSGTCTSDGRDDARVQVVVRANTVLDFVFLGGRITIGSTSTTHFEAVPST, translated from the coding sequence ATGGCGGTCGGCACGCCGCGGGGGCGGCGGGCGCGCTGCCGCGGCGACCACGGCGCCGCGGCGGTGGAGTTCGCGCTGCTGTTCCCGCTGTTCCTCGTGATCGTGTTCGGCATCATCGACATGGGCTTCGCGTTCAACCAGAAGATCAACCTGACGCAGGCCGCGCGCGAGGCGTCCCGCTACGGCGCCACGCTGTCGCTGAAGTCGAGCGCGCCCAGCGGCTCGGGGACCGTCGACACCTGGCTGCCGAAGGTCGTGAACGTCGCGATGTCCGCGGGCGGCGACGACCTCACCGCGTCCCGCGCGGGCCGGTACATCTGCGTCGCCTACGTCGACCCGACCGCGACCCCCGCGGTGGCGCGCAAGGCCGAGCTCACCGGCTCCGCCGCCGCCGCGGTCCTGTCCAGCGGCACCTGCACCAGCGACGGCCGGGACGACGCCCGGGTGCAGGTCGTGGTGCGCGCGAACACCGTGCTCGACTTCGTCTTCCTCGGCGGCAGGATCACGATCGGGAGCACGTCGACGACGCACTTCGAGGCGGTGCCGTCGACATGA